One stretch of Oncorhynchus masou masou isolate Uvic2021 chromosome 9, UVic_Omas_1.1, whole genome shotgun sequence DNA includes these proteins:
- the LOC135545098 gene encoding sarcolipin has product MDRSVQELFLNFTVVLITVLLMWILVKTYQGFGV; this is encoded by the exons ATGGACCGGTCTGTGCAGGAGCTGTTTCTGAACTTCACAGTAGTCTTGATCACTGTGCTGCTCATGTGGATCCTAGTCAAGACCTACCAG gGGTTTGGGGTGTGA
- the alkbh8 gene encoding alkylated DNA repair protein alkB homolog 8 — MESCSENVKAVRRSKEEKKLLRKQIKASHTLLKHEGISTVSQPTKSLVVANGGLGNGVSREQLQDVLGEVGEVEILVMPPHKPYALVTYRSEISAQRGHALNGRQLQCGDQIVTLYLSYVNTVDSELWGCVDLPPGLVLVEEFVSPEEEALLLDAIDWTSHDEDVTVQKVLKHRRVKHFGYEFRYDNNNVDKDKPLPGGLPQVCVPVLERCVRDRHTEVMPDQLTVNQYQSGQGIPPHVDTHSAFEDLILSLSLGAKTVMDFRHPEGRSVAVVLPRRSLLVMKGESRYLWTHGITPRKFDVVPACDPKSPAAVTSDLSNHSNLTLSRRGTRTSLTFRKVRRTPCDCGHPSACDSQQPPAPPSPPFLPRSQTDACRLEAEFVHHVYEEIACHFSSTRHSPWPRVCHFLSSLEPGSILADVGCGNGKYLGVNPDVIAVGCDRSSALVQICSERGFRVFVSDALNVPLRSDTCDACISIAVIHHLSTQKRRQAVVEELVRLLRPGGQALIYVWAVEQEYNKQKSKYLKETRQQGPTGDSTDHNNQESKSFTGNTTDAHNTAQDFSGIATDCTKVHRETESPAKLSVHTNRTAFNSQDLLVPWHLKGGGRGGCNQGRGGDEQGEQGSKNTLDPATEAQAPAPSPVFHRYYHVFQKGELEELCVRVRGVAIQRSYHDQGNWCVILKKTGDR, encoded by the exons ATGGAGTCCTGCTCTGAAAACGTGAAAGCTGTCAGGAGAAGTAAAGAGGAGAAGAAACTTCTCCGAAAGCAAATCAAAGCCAGTCATACTTTACTGAAACATGAGGGTATAAGCACAGTATCACAGCCCACCAAG AGCCTGGTGGTGGCTAATGGTGGGCTAGGGAACGGTGTGAGCCGTGAGCAGCTCCAGGACGTGCTGGGAGAGGTCGGCGAGGTGGAAATCCTGGTTATGCCCCCACACAAACCCTACGCCCTAGTGACCTACAGGTCAGAGATCAGCGCCCAGAGAGGACACGCCCTCAACGGACGACAGCTGCAGTGTGGGGACCAGATTGTCACACTGTACCTGAGCTATGTCAACACAG TGGACAGTGAGTTGTGGGGGTGTGTGGACCTCCCCCCAGGGTTGGTGCTGGTTGAGGAGTTTGTGTCTCCAGAGGAAGAGGCTCTCCTGCTGGATGCTATAGACTGGACGTCCCACGATGAGGATGTCACTG TGCAGAAAGTCCTGAAGCACAGGAGAGTGAAGCATTTTGGTTACGAGTTTCGCTATGACAACAACAACGTGGACAAAGACAAACCGTTACCTGGAG GTCTTCCCCAGGTGTGTGTCCCTGTGCTGGAGAGGTGTGtgagggacagacacacagaagTCATGCCAGACCAGCTGACTGTGAaccagtaccagtctggacaag GTATTCCTCCTCATGTGGACACTCACTCTGCCTTTGAAGACCTCATCCTCTCCCTAAGCCTGGGGGCTAAG ACGGTGATGGATTTTCGTCATCCTGAAGGCCGCTCGGTTGCCGTAGTGTTGCCACGGCGCAGTCTCCTGGTGATGAAGGGAGAGAGCAGATACCTATGGACACACGg GATAACCCCCAGGAAGTTTGATGTGGTGCCAGCCTGTGACCCAAAATCCCCTGCTGCAGTGACCTCTGACCTCAGTAACCATAGTAACCTCACCCTAAGTAGGAGGGGCACCAGGACCTCTCTCACCTTCCGCAAGGTGCGCCGCACACCATGTGACTGTG GTCACCCCTCGGCCTGTGACAGCCAGCAGCCTCCTGCCCCTCCCTCGCCCCCCTTCCTCCCTCGCAGCCAGACTGACGCCTGCCGTCTGGAGGCGGAGTTTGTGCACCACGTGTACGAGGAGATCGCTTGTCACTTCAGCAGCACTCGACACTCTCCCTGGCCACGCGTGTGTCACTTCCTGTCTTCCCTAGAACCAGGAAGCATTCTCGCTGATGTGGGCTGTGGGAATGGAAAGTACCTGGGCGTCAACCCGGATGTGATTGCG GTGGGCTGTGACCGTAGCAGTGCTCTGGTCCAGATCTGCTCTGAAAGAGGCTTCCGGGTCTTTGTGTCAGATGCCCTCAATGTACCTCTACGCAGTGACACCTGTGATGCCTGCATCTCCATTGCGGTCATACACCACCTCTCcacacag aagCGGAGGCAGGCTGTGGTTGAGGAACTTGTTCGCCTGCTGAGGCCTGGAGGACAGGCGCTGATCTATGTGTGGGCTGTGGAACAGGAATATAACAAGCAGAAGTCCAAATATCTCAAAGAGACCAGACAACAGGGTCCTACAGGCGACTCCACGGACCACAACAACCAGGAGTCAAAGAGTTTTACAGGCAATACCACAGACGCCCACAACACAGCACAGGATTTTTCAGGCATAGCCACGGACTGCACCAAGGTCCACCGTGAGACAGAGAGTCCAGCAAAACTGAGCGTTCACACCAACCGCACTGCCTTCAACTCCCAGGACCTCTTGGTGCCCTGGCACCtcaagggtggagggagaggagggtgtaaccaggggagaggaggggatgagcagGGGGAACAAGGCTCCAAAAATACTTTAGACCCCGCCACTGAAGCCCAGGCCCCTGCTCCCAGCCCAGTGTTTCACCGCTACTACCATGTGTTCCAGAAGGGGGAGCTAGAGGAGCTGTGTGTCAGGGTTAGAGGGGTGGCCATACAGAGAAGCTACCACGACCAGGGGAACTGGTGTGTCATACTGAAGAAGACTGGAGACCGATAA